One window of the Geminocystis sp. M7585_C2015_104 genome contains the following:
- the pheS gene encoding phenylalanine--tRNA ligase subunit alpha, whose translation MTEIRELESQLKSLGERAESEIEEADSLSKLEGIRVSYLGKKGKISVIMKEMGRLSPPQRPLLGAIANEIKERIQEKLKKQQEKIQEREIEKKIKEETLDVTMPGVGRRLGRIHPIQSTIDRIVDIFVGMGYTVAEGPQIETDYYNFTALNTPEDHPARDMQDTFYFEDGTLLRTHTSSVQIRYMEKHKPPIRIVAPGRVYRRDTVDATHSAVFHQVEILAVGEGLTFTDLKGTIKEFLRRMFGEDLPTVFRASYFPFTEPSAEVDVQWQGKWLEVLGCGMVDPNVLKAVGYDPEKYTGFAAGLGVERFAMILHKIDDIRRLYQSDLRFLRQF comes from the coding sequence ATGACAGAAATAAGGGAATTAGAAAGTCAATTGAAGAGTCTAGGAGAAAGGGCAGAGAGTGAAATAGAAGAAGCAGATAGCTTATCGAAGTTAGAGGGGATAAGGGTAAGCTACCTGGGGAAAAAGGGGAAAATATCGGTGATAATGAAAGAAATGGGCAGACTGTCGCCGCCTCAGAGGCCTCTTTTGGGGGCAATAGCCAATGAAATAAAGGAGAGAATACAAGAGAAACTGAAAAAACAACAGGAGAAAATCCAAGAGAGGGAAATAGAAAAGAAAATAAAGGAAGAAACCCTGGATGTGACAATGCCGGGGGTAGGGAGACGACTGGGAAGAATACACCCCATCCAAAGTACAATAGACCGGATTGTAGACATATTTGTAGGGATGGGGTACACAGTAGCGGAGGGGCCTCAAATAGAAACGGACTATTACAATTTTACGGCCCTAAACACTCCCGAAGACCACCCGGCAAGGGATATGCAAGACACCTTCTATTTTGAGGATGGGACTTTGTTACGCACCCACACATCTTCAGTACAAATACGCTACATGGAGAAGCATAAACCCCCCATTAGAATTGTAGCACCGGGGAGAGTGTACAGAAGGGATACAGTAGATGCCACCCATTCGGCGGTATTTCACCAGGTAGAAATCTTAGCAGTGGGGGAAGGGTTGACCTTTACCGACTTGAAGGGTACTATTAAAGAGTTCCTCAGGAGGATGTTTGGGGAGGATTTGCCTACCGTCTTTCGCGCCAGTTATTTCCCGTTTACTGAACCTTCTGCGGAAGTAGATGTACAATGGCAAGGGAAATGGCTTGAGGTCCTCGGTTGTGGTATGGTAGATCCTAATGTGTTAAAGGCGGTAGGATACGACCCGGAAAAATACACCGGTTTTGCTGCAGGATTGGGGGTAGAGCGTTTTGCTATGATACTCCACAAAATAGATGATATTCGTCGCCTCTATCAAAGT